A single region of the Vicia villosa cultivar HV-30 ecotype Madison, WI linkage group LG4, Vvil1.0, whole genome shotgun sequence genome encodes:
- the LOC131594716 gene encoding uncharacterized protein LOC131594716, with product MPSGAKKRKAAKKKKEIQSSTSTTNNPHGENELKSIDEKGSDGGEIDSPRDLDDDHNQFNEGSEEVEEVEPVAAVVKSTEDVRKDSKVDEGEGGKERVDVIEWDMKSDDGSENKDVSVVRIESDEGLNNGSGNSGGSDDVIETGIAKNLKDESYNDSVKETAVFDEEAVNSVKEGVVETGTAKNLKDESYDNNDSVKETGAFDEEAVNSVKESVNSAAESSAGSVNVVNSISEVQSGDTGNDLLEKPLGSQGAETDLALKRNEDKVHVLPDEIVKASSLEEPETREFGKISSSQASQGEETDIVVKINEDKVPVLPDENVKTSSLEEPETREFDSKVSSSPVSQGAETDIAVKRNEDKVPVLPDENVKTSSLEEPETREFVGKVSSSPASQGAETDIAVKINEDKVPVLPDENVKTSSLEEPETREFDGKVSSSPASQGAETDLALKENEDKVSVLPDENVKTSSLEESVTREFDGKVSSSPASQGAETDLAGKRNEDKVPVIPDENVKTSSLEEPETREFDGKVSSSPVSQSPITESNNGVEHVKDSNTAESSGNQPPAASAPLLVQKTSWLSCCGLFDAVSSSNR from the exons aTGCCTTCAGGTGCAAAGAAGAGGAAAGCCGccaagaaaaagaaggaaatacAATCCTCTACTTCCACCACCAACAACCCTCACG GGGAGAATGAATTGAAGTCGATAGACGAGAAAGGAAGTGATGGTGGAGAGATTGATTCGCCTCGGGACCTTGATGATGATCATAATCAGTTCAATGAAGGTAGTGAGGAGGTGGAGGAGGTTGAACCAGTGGCTGCTGTTGTCAAGTCTACGGAAGACGTTCGTAAGGATAGTAAGGTTGATGAAGGTGAGGGAGGAAAGGAACGTGTTGATGTGATAGAATGGGATATGAAATCTGATGATGGTAGTGAGAACAAAGATGTTAGTGTTGTGCGAATTGAGTCTGATGAGGGATTGAATAATGGGAGTGGGAATTCTGGCGGTTCTGATGATGTAATTGAAACCGGCATTGCGAAGAACTTAAAGGATGAATCTTATAATGATTCAGTAAAAGAGACAGCTGTATTTGATGAAGAGGCTGTTAATTCGGTAAAGGAGGGTGTAGTTGAAACCGGTACTGCGAAGAACTTAAAGGATGAGTCCTATGATAATAATGATTCAGTGAAAGAGACAGGTGCATTTGATGAGGAGGCTGTTAATTCGGTGAAGGAGAGTGTTAATTCAGCGGCGGAATCTTCTGCTGGTTCGGTCAATGTTGTGAATTCGATCTCTGAGGTGCAAAGCGGAGACACTGGAAATGATTTACTTGAGAAACCATTGGGCTCTCAAGGAGCGGAAACTGATCTTGCCTTGAAGAGAAATGAGGATAAAGTACATGTCTTACCTGATGAGATTGTTAAAGCGTCAAGTTTGGAAGAACCTGAGACAAGGGAATTCGGTAAAATATCATCATCACAGGCGTCTCAAGGAGAGGAAACTGATATTGTCGTGAAGATAAATGAGGATAAAGTACCTGTCTTACCTGATGAGAATGTGAAAACATCAAGTTTGGAAGAACCTGAGACAAGGGAATTCGACAGTAAAGTATCATCATCACCGGTGTCTCAAGGAGCGGAAACTGATATTGCCGTGAAGAGAAATGAGGATAAAGTACCCGTCTTACCTGATGAGAATGTGAAAACATCAAGTTTGGAAGAACCTGAGACAAGGGAATTCGTTGGTAAAGTATCATCATCACCGGCGTCTCAAGGAGCGGAAACTGATATTGCCGTGAAGATAAATGAGGATAAAGTACCCGTCTTACCTGATGAGAATGTGAAAACATCAAGTTTGGAAGAACCTGAGACAAGGGAATTCGACGGTAAAGTATCATCATCACCGGCGTCTCAAGGAGCGGAAACTGATCTTGCACTGAAGGAAAATGAGGATAAAGTATCCGTCTTACCTGATGAGAATGTCAAAACATCAAGTTTGGAAGAATCCGTGACAAGGGAATTCGACGGTAAAGTATCATCATCACCGGCATCTCAAGGAGCAGAAACTGATCTTGCCGGGAAGAGAAATGAGGATAAAGTACCTGTTATACCTGATGAGAATGTTAAAACATCAAGTTTGGAAGAACCGGAGACAAGGGAATTTGACGGTAAAGTATCATCATCACCGGTGTCTCAAAGTCCTATCACTGAATCTAATAATGGTGTAGAACATGTTAAAGATTCCAACACTGCAGAAAGCTCTGGAAATCAG CCTCCGGCAGCATCAGCTCCACTTCTGGTGCAAAAAACGTCTTGGTTGAGTTGCTGTGGCTTGTTTGATGCGGTGTCAAGCTCCAACAGATAA